From one Flavobacteriales bacterium genomic stretch:
- a CDS encoding carboxypeptidase-like regulatory domain-containing protein, translating to MRNIYSTVLLVTAVLIFASIHSNIIQAQSDSSKETAETNRADLSITQRIRGSVKDKESKFELVGATVAIYTDSILLKGVATDVAGIFKITDVPIGRYNVVIKSLGYTDVVITNVIVNSAKEVLFNVEMEESMITMEDVVISGNKLQGEASNQMATVSARTFSVEETERYAGSRGDPARMASNFAGVQGADDSRNDIVVRGNSPLG from the coding sequence ATGAGAAATATTTATTCAACTGTCCTTTTAGTTACCGCGGTTCTAATTTTCGCATCTATACACAGCAATATAATTCAAGCACAATCCGATTCAAGCAAAGAAACTGCTGAAACTAACAGAGCCGATTTATCAATCACCCAAAGAATAAGAGGCTCGGTTAAGGACAAAGAATCAAAATTCGAATTAGTTGGTGCTACCGTTGCCATTTACACAGACTCCATTCTATTAAAAGGAGTAGCAACAGATGTTGCCGGCATATTTAAAATTACCGATGTCCCAATTGGTAGATACAATGTGGTTATTAAATCTCTGGGTTATACCGATGTAGTTATTACCAATGTAATTGTAAACTCTGCGAAGGAAGTTTTATTTAATGTAGAGATGGAGGAGTCGATGATAACTATGGAGGATGTAGTTATTTCTGGTAACAAGCTTCAGGGGGAAGCATCAAACCAAATGGCCACGGTAAGTGCCCGAACATTTTCGGTTGAAGAAACGGAACGTTACGCTGGAAGCAGAGGAGACCCTGCGCGAATGGCTTCTAACTTTGCGGGAGTACAAGGGGCGGATGATTCTCGAAATGATATTGTGGTTAGGGGTAACTCTCCTTTAGG
- a CDS encoding T9SS type A sorting domain-containing protein has translation MVDDFSININVGMVAPCLYSYVQPWTQYGVGLHQLSSNGYFAINANFNFVLAINSGVAINDTDVTVWGQTDNPGTYCLSIGASQLTNYYNLGVSGYGSYGYWKGSSNKYVGVKFNVNGNQHFGWISLTIPFDYKQLIIHGFAYETCANTSIDAGQTTGSCIPTSIENDYVSNRSVYSFDNAINIRLGDNESLGEVSVYSATGQLIHSSHLSKSVTQIQLNEEEGLYLVRVTSGNEESSDRIYIK, from the coding sequence TTGGTAGACGACTTTAGCATTAATATCAATGTGGGTATGGTCGCACCTTGTTTATATTCTTATGTTCAACCTTGGACACAATATGGTGTTGGATTGCATCAATTGTCATCTAACGGGTATTTCGCAATAAATGCAAATTTCAATTTCGTACTTGCAATTAATTCTGGTGTAGCAATTAATGATACAGATGTAACAGTTTGGGGTCAGACAGATAACCCTGGGACGTATTGTCTTAGCATTGGTGCCTCACAGCTTACGAATTATTATAACTTAGGAGTATCTGGGTATGGCAGTTATGGGTATTGGAAAGGCAGTTCTAATAAATATGTTGGTGTTAAGTTTAATGTGAATGGGAACCAGCATTTTGGCTGGATAAGTCTTACAATTCCCTTTGACTATAAGCAACTAATCATTCATGGATTTGCTTACGAAACTTGCGCGAACACGTCAATAGATGCTGGTCAAACTACGGGGAGTTGTATACCTACTTCAATAGAAAATGATTACGTTTCAAACAGATCGGTCTATAGTTTTGATAATGCAATCAATATTAGATTGGGTGATAATGAAAGCTTAGGTGAGGTTTCTGTTTATTCGGCGACAGGTCAACTCATACATAGTTCACACCTTTCGAAGTCGGTTACTCAGATTCAATTAAATGAAGAGGAAGGACTTTATTTAGTTAGGGTTACCTCTGGTAATGAGGAGTCCTCAGATAGAATCTATATAAAATAA
- a CDS encoding DUF861 domain-containing protein: protein MKTLLTSIIILVFSLSSLAQGSSATDTKHPSKLTKEQIAGTVFDSKDVEKYKDELGRKMVDFYQLYSSDKKFAVGMTTAPAGKLEYLDHEYGTDEMMYFISGGVTLTSEDGTVLVVGEGECATLAKEWKGTWDTQGYTKIWVIYSREGGALE, encoded by the coding sequence ATGAAAACATTACTTACCTCAATAATAATATTGGTTTTTTCTCTTAGCTCTCTCGCACAAGGATCTTCGGCTACAGATACTAAACATCCATCAAAACTTACTAAAGAGCAAATAGCAGGAACGGTCTTTGACAGCAAAGACGTTGAAAAATACAAGGATGAACTAGGAAGAAAGATGGTTGACTTTTATCAATTATATAGTTCTGACAAAAAATTTGCAGTTGGAATGACAACAGCCCCTGCAGGGAAACTAGAGTATTTAGACCACGAATATGGTACGGATGAAATGATGTATTTTATTTCGGGTGGAGTAACATTAACATCTGAAGATGGAACTGTTTTAGTAGTTGGGGAAGGAGAATGCGCTACTCTTGCAAAAGAATGGAAAGGTACTTGGGATACACAAGGCTATACCAAAATATGGGTTATTTATAGTAGAGAAGGCGGGGCGCTAGAATAA
- a CDS encoding response regulator transcription factor has translation MKHLKISQQVLVVDNNPVSRKKLVNVLNKIELFNDIIEVGDGIAALVELQKETPRLIITCIAMPRMDGIELIEHVKGRNPFIKIIIHSQLRDKKNIIEAMSSGANGFICKGDSSQTIITGIRQVLNNEWFLSPNAIKSFNNNLTKVRLKHNQQSFSQN, from the coding sequence ATGAAACATTTAAAAATCTCACAACAAGTTTTAGTAGTCGACAACAATCCGGTGTCAAGAAAGAAGCTTGTGAATGTTTTAAATAAAATTGAACTCTTTAACGATATAATAGAAGTGGGTGATGGTATCGCCGCACTTGTTGAGCTTCAAAAAGAAACTCCTAGATTAATTATTACCTGTATAGCAATGCCAAGGATGGATGGTATTGAACTAATAGAGCATGTGAAAGGAAGAAATCCTTTTATTAAAATAATTATACACTCTCAACTAAGAGACAAGAAAAATATTATTGAAGCTATGAGCAGTGGTGCCAATGGGTTTATTTGCAAAGGAGACTCTTCCCAAACAATAATAACTGGAATAAGACAAGTATTGAATAATGAATGGTTTCTTAGTCCAAACGCGATCAAATCATTCAACAATAACTTAACCAAGGTGAGGTTAAAACATAATCAACAGTCATTTTCTCAGAATTAG
- a CDS encoding aminotransferase class I/II-fold pyridoxal phosphate-dependent enzyme has product MYDKVKIFVTNQNNKERMTKYSQIIDSIQENINNGVKNGVLHLTALGKRNSNHVKIEQKSLVGFSSYGYLGLENNSKLIDGCKEVLDSYGTQFGFSRAFISLDLYDQLEDLLAKIFEAKTIVLPSTTLAHQAALPALISDNDAVIMDQHAHASIQTTVKLLKERGVNVELVRHSRCDQIEEKFLKLKVGHEKVWYLSDGVYSMYGDYAPARQLEVLMNKYDQFHWYVDDAHGMSWAGLHGKGYILDQVNLHSQMVLVSSLSKAYAATGGVIVLPNDRWYNRIRTSGPTLIFTTPIAPPMLGIAIASAKLHLSSELRNLQQDLKSKIDFFSAKVSELNLKEISRNSSPIFYLATSMPKVSYNLTKKLIDKGFYITPTQFPAVSAKNAGLRICVNVHHDKNQMSEVLNLLADLYPIALKEEGVKVENVDKFFKIESTVESKLDQTSEKAGELTLERYRSIKDIDKTIWNSLLGNNGSFDWDGLVFLEKTFTDNPKKENNWDFYYFLIKDINDDYILATFFTKCLCKDDIFKPSVISEELEDYRKMDPYLLCTESLMMGCLLTEGEHLYLDRTSNYWQEAFLVLYNELVDLQEKTKVNAIYLRDFDKDDQELSDLFIASGFIKTDLPDYSHELTNLNWQTKEELLQPLKKKKRQQLRQDTFNYEEKYEIKIKKSVPEVKLKEYYKLYQNVKEGSYIINTFDLPFKTFINMNEDNGWEMIELSLKESEYPKGSDKHPIAVVFCYKTKNTYTPLLIGLDYSYKFSHKNYKQAVYQIAKRASYLGVRKVFYGITASVEKRRIGARAIPKSVFVQLQDSYNMEVLEMNNVGQAAN; this is encoded by the coding sequence GTGTACGATAAAGTAAAAATATTTGTTACAAACCAAAACAACAAAGAAAGGATGACCAAATACAGCCAGATTATTGATTCAATACAAGAGAACATTAACAATGGAGTAAAAAATGGCGTTTTACATTTAACTGCCTTAGGGAAAAGGAATTCAAACCATGTTAAAATAGAACAAAAGTCGTTAGTCGGATTCTCGTCATACGGATATTTAGGATTAGAAAATAATTCGAAATTAATAGATGGTTGTAAGGAAGTTTTAGATAGTTATGGAACTCAATTTGGCTTTTCAAGGGCATTTATTTCATTAGATTTATATGATCAATTAGAGGATCTGTTGGCTAAAATATTTGAAGCTAAAACGATTGTTCTTCCTAGTACAACTTTGGCGCATCAAGCTGCTTTACCTGCTTTAATAAGCGATAACGATGCTGTCATTATGGATCAACATGCTCATGCGAGCATCCAAACTACTGTAAAACTACTTAAAGAAAGAGGTGTAAATGTTGAGCTTGTAAGACATAGTAGATGTGACCAGATAGAGGAAAAGTTTTTAAAACTAAAGGTTGGTCACGAGAAAGTATGGTATCTATCGGATGGTGTATATTCCATGTACGGAGATTATGCTCCTGCTAGACAGTTGGAAGTATTGATGAATAAGTATGATCAATTCCATTGGTATGTAGATGATGCCCATGGGATGAGTTGGGCTGGCTTACATGGGAAAGGGTACATTTTAGATCAAGTCAATCTTCACAGTCAGATGGTCCTAGTATCTTCATTGAGCAAAGCCTATGCTGCCACCGGAGGGGTAATAGTTTTACCAAACGATCGTTGGTATAATAGAATCAGGACAAGTGGGCCAACGTTAATATTTACGACACCTATTGCTCCTCCAATGCTTGGAATTGCAATTGCTTCAGCAAAACTTCATTTGTCTTCGGAGTTGAGAAATCTTCAGCAAGATCTCAAAAGTAAAATAGATTTCTTTTCAGCTAAGGTATCAGAGCTCAATTTGAAAGAGATCTCAAGAAATAGTTCGCCAATATTCTATTTGGCCACCAGCATGCCCAAGGTGAGTTATAATCTAACAAAGAAATTAATAGATAAGGGCTTTTATATCACTCCAACACAGTTTCCGGCTGTTTCTGCCAAGAATGCAGGTCTTCGTATTTGCGTTAATGTGCATCACGATAAAAATCAGATGAGCGAAGTTTTGAATCTGTTAGCTGATTTATATCCCATTGCATTAAAAGAGGAAGGTGTAAAGGTGGAAAACGTAGATAAGTTCTTTAAAATTGAAAGTACGGTAGAAAGCAAATTAGATCAAACCTCAGAAAAAGCAGGAGAATTAACTTTGGAGAGGTATAGATCAATAAAGGATATTGATAAAACAATCTGGAATAGCCTTTTAGGAAATAATGGTTCGTTTGATTGGGATGGATTGGTTTTTTTAGAGAAAACATTTACAGATAATCCAAAGAAAGAGAATAACTGGGACTTCTATTATTTTCTTATTAAGGATATTAACGATGATTATATACTCGCGACTTTTTTCACAAAATGCCTTTGTAAAGATGATATTTTTAAGCCTTCGGTAATATCAGAGGAATTAGAAGATTACAGAAAAATGGACCCATATTTATTGTGTACAGAGTCGTTAATGATGGGATGTTTATTGACAGAAGGTGAACATCTTTATCTAGATAGAACAAGTAATTATTGGCAAGAAGCTTTTCTTGTTTTGTATAACGAATTGGTCGACCTGCAAGAGAAAACGAAGGTCAATGCCATTTATTTAAGAGATTTTGATAAGGATGACCAGGAATTGTCAGATTTATTTATTGCAAGTGGTTTTATTAAAACAGATTTGCCGGATTATTCTCATGAGTTAACCAATTTAAATTGGCAAACAAAAGAAGAATTGTTACAACCCCTTAAAAAGAAAAAAAGGCAACAACTGCGCCAAGATACTTTTAACTATGAGGAGAAATATGAAATCAAGATAAAAAAAAGTGTTCCTGAGGTTAAGTTGAAAGAATATTACAAGCTTTATCAAAATGTAAAGGAAGGAAGCTACATTATCAACACATTCGATTTGCCTTTTAAGACCTTTATAAATATGAATGAGGATAATGGGTGGGAGATGATAGAGTTGAGTTTGAAGGAAAGCGAATACCCAAAAGGGAGTGATAAACATCCAATCGCTGTTGTCTTTTGTTATAAAACAAAGAACACTTATACACCTTTATTAATAGGACTAGACTATTCCTATAAATTTTCTCATAAAAACTATAAGCAAGCTGTTTATCAAATTGCTAAAAGAGCAAGCTATTTGGGAGTTAGAAAAGTGTTTTATGGTATAACCGCAAGCGTAGAGAAGAGGAGAATTGGAGCCAGAGCTATTCCCAAATCAGTATTCGTTCAATTACAAGATAGTTACAATATGGAAGTTTTGGAGATGAATAATGTAGGCCAAGCCGCTAATTAA
- a CDS encoding MFS transporter, translating into MGLSYIHRKFFPAYLLNFANSLGTTVLMPILPFIILGNGAPKWVFGLFISLYSIFQFIGSPVLGAMSDRLGRKPVLLISHVGTLLSWFIFLGALYSPKYELWGTMLPLWIIGVSRILDGLTGGNTSVANAYVADITTRKEKLYIFGYIGGITGVAMMLGPGIGGFTASRELGHAGTILTAIFISVITLISIFAWLKESLPVEKRVKANGESILGLFNISKRMKVINPDKQIKVLFVMKLLFTAMMGTYIGSIALFIIDTFGFDEKELGMFMLVVGLFLAFNQAFVSKVFIKRLGEFKTLILGLLLVTIGLFSITMTSNLYYFFAYYYVMNLGLSLCFPTFNALIAIHANNSHKGETLGVSESISSFSLALFPVLSAIIYTIIGEHLFHFVSCLPFVGLILGLFSTKIIKD; encoded by the coding sequence ATGGGTTTAAGTTATATACATAGAAAGTTTTTTCCGGCATACCTTTTGAATTTTGCCAATTCTTTAGGCACAACAGTTCTAATGCCTATACTTCCATTTATCATACTTGGAAATGGAGCACCCAAATGGGTTTTTGGTTTGTTTATTTCTCTATACTCCATCTTTCAATTTATAGGGTCTCCTGTTTTGGGGGCAATGTCGGACAGGCTAGGTCGTAAACCGGTTTTGCTTATTAGTCATGTTGGTACTTTATTAAGTTGGTTCATCTTTCTTGGTGCACTCTACAGTCCTAAATATGAACTATGGGGAACGATGCTCCCCTTATGGATAATTGGAGTATCCAGAATTTTGGATGGGCTTACTGGAGGCAATACGTCTGTTGCAAATGCCTATGTTGCAGATATAACAACCAGAAAAGAAAAGTTATATATCTTTGGCTACATCGGTGGAATAACGGGAGTAGCGATGATGCTTGGTCCTGGAATAGGTGGCTTCACGGCATCTCGAGAACTCGGACATGCAGGAACAATACTCACTGCAATATTCATTTCAGTAATTACTTTGATTTCCATTTTTGCATGGTTAAAAGAATCTCTGCCGGTGGAGAAAAGGGTCAAAGCAAATGGGGAAAGCATATTGGGCTTGTTTAATATTTCGAAGCGGATGAAGGTAATTAACCCCGACAAGCAGATTAAGGTCTTGTTTGTTATGAAGTTGCTATTTACCGCAATGATGGGAACATACATTGGTTCTATTGCTTTGTTTATTATAGACACATTTGGCTTTGATGAAAAAGAGTTAGGTATGTTTATGTTAGTTGTGGGATTATTTTTGGCATTTAATCAAGCATTTGTTTCGAAGGTATTTATTAAAAGATTGGGCGAGTTTAAAACCTTAATACTTGGCTTATTGCTTGTTACCATTGGGCTGTTTAGTATTACCATGACAAGTAATCTCTACTATTTCTTTGCTTACTATTATGTAATGAATTTAGGTTTATCGCTTTGCTTTCCAACCTTTAATGCATTGATAGCAATTCATGCAAACAATTCCCATAAAGGAGAAACATTGGGGGTAAGCGAATCTATTAGCTCATTTAGCTTGGCGCTATTCCCTGTTCTGTCGGCGATTATATACACGATAATCGGAGAACATTTATTTCACTTTGTATCATGTCTTCCTTTTGTCGGACTAATATTAGGTTTATTTAGCACGAAGATTATTAAGGATTGA